The Polyangium spumosum genome includes a window with the following:
- a CDS encoding xanthine dehydrogenase family protein molybdopterin-binding subunit, whose protein sequence is MTDAHKPSGLRGLVGSRTRTLLAPRVTGQVRYTDDIHLPRMLWGRIVRSPHPHARIVRIDATRALAKPGVVAVITGKDMPERFGIIPWTPDEFPLALERARFVGDAVAAVAATDERIAHEAAELVDVEYEVLPAATDLQTAIDKPEVGLGKGGKDNVSKEVDLAFGDVDQALAASDVVIEGDYYYEGSAHAPIETHCAIANLDKNGLLTVWSTTQVPHYLHRELSRVLRVPPTRIRVIQPPVGGAFGGKSEPFSLEFCAAKLAMITGRPVKFLYTREEEFYAHRGRHPMQIRMKVGAKRDGKLTGVDARTFIDGGAYSSFGLVTTYYSGQLLTLPAFADTYRFRSTRLFTNKPPCGPKRGHGSVQPRFAFEVSLDKIARALALDPIELRRKNLVPPDTTTLNGLRVTSNGITQCLDAVEKASGWKERWGKLPKGRGLGVATSAYISGTNYAIYPNAMPQSAVQLKVDRSGVVTVFSGQSEIGQGCDLMLAVLVADELGLDLGSVRVVSGDTDLTPVDLGAYSSRGTFMNGNACLMAAREIKQKLVAAVAEKLEVDPKSVLVTRGALVVVHDPTRGVSVTEAIQLAEAKFGTLGAVGHYNTPKLGGDYRGGTIGASPAYSFTAHVAEVSVDARTGIVRVEDIWVAHDCGKALCPVIVEGQMEGSAYMGAAEALLEEHVIGPDGLHKGPNLLDYRIPTSLDVPELHALIVESEDPEGPLGAKESGEGPLHPSIPAIANAIFDAVGVRIDRLPFSPARVLAALRKKQAEAE, encoded by the coding sequence ATGACGGACGCGCACAAGCCGAGTGGCCTCCGGGGCCTCGTCGGGAGCCGCACGCGCACGTTGCTCGCGCCGCGCGTGACGGGACAGGTCCGCTACACCGACGACATCCACCTGCCGCGCATGCTCTGGGGCCGGATCGTCCGCTCGCCGCACCCGCACGCGCGTATCGTGCGCATCGACGCGACACGCGCGCTCGCGAAGCCGGGCGTCGTCGCCGTCATCACGGGCAAGGACATGCCCGAGCGCTTCGGCATCATCCCGTGGACGCCGGACGAGTTCCCGCTCGCCCTCGAGCGCGCGCGCTTCGTCGGCGACGCCGTCGCCGCCGTCGCCGCCACCGACGAGCGGATCGCGCACGAAGCGGCCGAGCTCGTCGACGTCGAGTACGAGGTCCTGCCGGCCGCGACCGATCTGCAGACGGCGATCGACAAACCCGAGGTCGGGCTCGGCAAGGGCGGCAAGGACAACGTCTCGAAGGAGGTCGACCTCGCGTTCGGCGACGTCGACCAGGCGCTCGCCGCGAGCGACGTCGTCATCGAGGGCGACTACTACTACGAGGGCAGCGCGCACGCCCCGATCGAGACCCACTGCGCCATCGCGAACCTCGACAAGAACGGGCTGCTCACCGTCTGGTCGACGACGCAGGTCCCGCACTACCTGCACCGCGAGCTCTCGCGTGTCCTGCGCGTCCCGCCCACGCGCATCCGCGTCATCCAGCCGCCCGTCGGCGGCGCGTTCGGCGGCAAGAGCGAGCCGTTCTCGCTCGAGTTCTGCGCGGCCAAGCTCGCGATGATCACGGGGAGGCCCGTGAAGTTCCTCTACACGCGCGAGGAGGAGTTTTACGCGCACCGCGGCCGGCACCCGATGCAGATCCGCATGAAGGTCGGCGCCAAGCGCGACGGCAAGCTCACGGGGGTTGACGCGCGCACGTTCATCGACGGCGGCGCGTACTCCTCGTTTGGCCTCGTCACCACCTACTACTCGGGCCAGCTCCTCACGCTGCCCGCGTTCGCCGACACCTACCGCTTCCGCTCGACGCGCCTCTTCACGAACAAACCTCCCTGCGGCCCGAAGCGCGGCCACGGCAGCGTGCAGCCGCGCTTCGCCTTCGAGGTCTCGCTCGACAAGATCGCCCGCGCGCTCGCGCTCGATCCGATCGAGCTGCGGAGGAAGAACCTCGTCCCGCCGGACACGACCACGCTGAACGGACTGCGCGTCACCTCGAACGGCATCACGCAGTGCCTCGACGCCGTGGAGAAGGCGAGCGGCTGGAAAGAGCGCTGGGGCAAGCTGCCGAAGGGGCGCGGGCTCGGCGTCGCGACGAGCGCGTACATCAGCGGGACGAACTACGCGATCTACCCGAACGCGATGCCCCAGAGCGCCGTGCAGCTCAAGGTCGACAGGTCCGGCGTGGTCACGGTCTTCTCGGGCCAGAGCGAGATCGGCCAGGGCTGCGACCTCATGCTCGCCGTCCTCGTCGCCGACGAGCTCGGCCTGGATCTCGGCTCGGTGCGCGTCGTCTCCGGCGACACGGACCTCACGCCCGTCGACCTCGGCGCTTATTCGTCGCGCGGGACCTTCATGAACGGCAACGCGTGCCTGATGGCCGCGCGCGAGATCAAGCAGAAGCTCGTCGCCGCCGTCGCCGAGAAGCTCGAGGTCGATCCGAAGAGCGTGCTCGTCACGCGTGGCGCGCTCGTCGTCGTGCACGATCCGACGCGCGGCGTGAGCGTCACGGAGGCCATCCAGCTCGCGGAGGCGAAGTTCGGCACGCTCGGCGCCGTCGGTCACTACAACACGCCCAAGCTCGGCGGCGACTACCGCGGCGGCACCATCGGCGCCTCACCCGCGTATTCGTTCACCGCGCACGTCGCCGAGGTCTCGGTCGACGCGCGCACGGGGATCGTGCGCGTCGAGGACATCTGGGTCGCGCACGACTGCGGCAAGGCCCTCTGCCCCGTCATCGTCGAGGGGCAGATGGAGGGCTCGGCCTACATGGGCGCGGCCGAGGCGCTGCTCGAAGAACACGTCATCGGCCCCGACGGCCTGCACAAAGGGCCGAACCTGCTCGACTACCGCATCCCGACGAGCCTCGACGTCCCCGAGCTACACGCGCTGATCGTCGAGAGCGAGGATCCAGAGGGCCCGCTCGGCGCCAAGGAGTCGGGCGAAGGCCCGCTGCACCCGTCGATCCCCGCCATCGCGAACGCCATCTTCGACGCCGTCGGCGTCCGCATCGACAGGCTGCCCTTCTCGCCGGCGCGTGTGCTCGCGGCGCTGCGGAAGAAACAAGCCGAGGCGGAGTGA